Proteins encoded by one window of Salvia splendens isolate huo1 chromosome 14, SspV2, whole genome shotgun sequence:
- the LOC121765397 gene encoding protein EXPORTIN 1A-like isoform X2, with translation MDTEKLRDLSQPMDVALLDATVAAFYGTGSKEQRTAADHILRDLQTNPDMWLQVVHILSSTQSLNTKFFALQVLEGVIKYRWNALPVEQRDGMKNYISEVIVKLSSDEISFRRERLYVNKLNIILVQILKHEWPARWRNFIPDLVAAAKTSETICENCMAILKLLSEEVFDFSRGEMTQQKIKELKQSLNSEFQLIHELCLYVLSASQRTELLRATLATLHAFLSWIPLGYIFESPLLERLLNFFHVPAYRNLTLQCLTEVAALSFGDFYNAEYVKMYAIFMVQLQNILPSNTNFVEAYANGTSEEQAFIQNLALFFTSFYKAHIRVLESSQENINLLLVGLEYLINISYADDTEVFKVCLDYWNSLVLELFEAHHNLDNTAGNMMPVLSGMGEGLGSQLMQRRQLYAAPMSKLRQLMICRMAKPEEVLIVEDENGNIVRETMKDNDVLVQYKIMRETLIYLANLDHEDTEKQMLRKLSKQLNGEDWTWNNLNTLCWAIGSISGSMGEEQENRFLVMVIRDLLNLCEITKGKDNKAVIASNIMYVVGQYPRFLRAHWKFLKTVVNKLFEFMHETHPGVQDMACDTFLKIVQKCKRKFVLVQVGENEPFVSELLTTLPATIADLEPHQIHSFYESVGNMIQAEPDPDKRTEYLQRLMELPNQKWTEIIGQAHQNVDFLKDPDVIRAVLNILQTNTCAASSLGTYFLTQITLIFLDMLNVYRMYSELISTSIAQGGPYASRTSIVKLLRSVKRETLKLIETFLDKAEDQPHIGKQFVPPMMDPVLGDYARNLPDARESEVLSLFATIINKYKGAMFEDVPKIFEAVFQCTLEMITKNFEDYPEHRLKFFSLLRAIATHCFPALIRLSSEQLKLVMDSIIWAFRHTERNIAETGLNLLLEMLKNFQSSEFCNQFYRTYFLTIEQEIFAVLTDTFHKPGFKLHVLVLQHLFCLVESGRLTEPLWDVATVPYSYPNNGMFIQEYTIKLLSTSFPNMTAAEVTQFVKGLFESRADLASFKNHIRDFLVQSKEFSAQDNKDLYAEEAAAQRERERQRMLSIPGLIAPNEIQDEMVDS, from the exons ATGGACACGGAGAAGCTGCGTGATTTAAGTCAGCCGATGGATGTCGCCCTGCTCGACGCCACCGTCGCCGCTTTCTATGGGACCGGATCCAAGGAGCAG AGGACAGCTGCAGATCACATCCTACGAGATTTGCAAACTAATCCAGATATGTGGCTTCAAGTGGTTCACATACTATCAAGTACACAGAGTTTGAATACCAAGTTTTTTGCTTTACAG GTTCTAGAAGGTGTTATTAAATATAGATGGAATGCATTGCCTGTTGAACAACGGGACGGCATGAAGAACTATATTTCTGAAGTTATAGTGAAG CTTTCTAGTGATGAGATCTCTTTCCGGCGTGAGAGGCTTTACGTTAATAAGTTGAACATTATATTGGTCCAG ATATTGAAGCACGAGTGGCCTGCCCGGTGGAGAAACTTTATCCCTGATCTGGTTGCAGCAGCAAAAACAAGCGAAACTATCTGTGAGAATTGCATGGCAATTCTGAAA CTTCTTAGTGAAGAGGTGTTTGACTTCTCAAGGGGTGAGATGACCCAGCAAAAGATTAAAGAGTTGAAACAATCGTTGAACAG CGAGTTCCAGCTTATTCACGAACTATGTTTGTATGTATTGTCGGCATCTCAAAGGACTGAGCTTCTCAGGGCTACCCTGGCTACACTGCATGCTTTCCTTTCCTGGATTCCTCTAGGATATATATTTGAATCACCACTG CTTGAAAGACTGCTAAATTTCTTCCATGTGCCCGCTTATCGCAATCTTACTCTACAGTGTCTGACAGAG GTTGCTGCTCTTAGTTTTGGGGATTTTTATAATGCGGAATATGTCAAAATGTATGCTATATTCATGGTGCAATTACAG AACATCCTTCCATCTAATACAAATTTCGTAGAGGCTTATGCAAATGGCACTAGTGAGGAGCAG GCATTTATTCAAAACTTGGCGTTGTTTTTTACATCATTCTACAAG GCTCACATAAGAGTCCTCGAATCTTCACAAGAGAACATAAATCTTCTGCTTGTTGGTCTTGAGTATCTCATTAACATATCTTATGCCGATGATACTGAAGTTTTTAAG GTTTGCTTGGACTATTGGAACTCCTTAGTTTTGGAGCTGTTTGAAGCGCACCATAACTTGGACAATACTGCTGGAAACATG ATGCCTGTGCTTTCGGGTATGGGTGAAGGACTAGGCTCCCAACTCATGCAGAGACGACAACTATATGCTGCCCCAATGTCGAAGTTAAGGCAACTAATGATATGCCGCATGGCAAAGCCTGAAGAAGTCCTCATTGTTGAGGATGAAAATGGGAATATAGTCCGTGAAACCATGAAAGATAATGATGTGCTTGTTCAGTATAAG ATAATGAGGGAAACATTGATCTATTTGGCAAACCTTGATCACGAGGATACTGAAAAACAG ATGCTCAGGAAACTGAGTAAACAACTAAATGGAGAGGATTGGACCTGGAACAATCTCAATACCTTGTGTTGGGCTATTGGATCTATTTCAGGGTCGATGGGAGAAGAGCAG GAGAATAGATTTTTGGTGATGGTCATTCGTGATTTATTGAATCTCTGTGAAATCACCAAGGGGAAGGACAACAAAGCTGTCATTGCTAGTAATATCAT GTATGTGGTTGGGCAGTACCCTAGATTTTTAAGGGCCCACTGGAAGTTTTTGAAAACTGTTGTGAACAAATTGTTTGAGTTCATGCACGAAACTCATCCTGGAGTTCAG GACATGGCATGTGACACATTCTTGAAAATTGTTCAGAAGTGCAAGCGTAAATTTGTCCTTGTACAG GTTGGAGAGAATGAACCATTTGTTTCAGAACTTTTAACTACTCTTCCAGCGACCATTGCAGATCTTGAACCCCATCAGATCCATTCATTTTATGAATCT GTTGGCAATATGATTCAAGCAGAACCTGATCCTGACAAGAGGACTGAATATTTACAGAGGTTGATGGAGCTTCCTAACCAG AAATGGACTGAAATCATTGGCCAAGCACACCAGAATGTGGATTTCTTGAAAGACCCAGATGTTATAAGAGCAGTGCTTAATATATTACAG ACAAATACCTGTGCTGCAAGCTCCCTTGGAACATATTTCCTGACACAGATCACTCTAATCTTCTTGGACATGCTCAATGTGTACAG AATGTACAGTGAGCTTATATCGACCAGTATTGCCCAAGGAGGGCCTTACGCTTCCAGAACATCTATTGTGAAACTTCTGCG CTCTGTGAAGAGGGAAACCCTAAAGCTTATCGAGACATTTCTTGACAAAGCTGAAGATCAACCACATATTGGAAAACAGTTTGTGCCCCCAATGATGGATCCTGTGCTTGGTGATTATGCCCGAAACTTGCCCGATGCAAGGGAGTCGGAAGTTCTTTCTCTTTTTGCCACCATAATAAATAA gTATAAGGGGGCAATGTTTGAAGACGTTCCTAAGATTTTCGAAGCTGTTTTCCAGTGCACTCTAGAG aTGATAACAAAGAATTTTGAAGACTATCCAGAGCATCGGCTGAAGTTCTTTTCACTTCTTCGAGCAATTGCTACGCACTGTTTTCCTGCTTTGATTCGTCTGTCCAGTGAG CAGCTGAAGCTTGTGATGGATTCAATCATTTGGGCTTTCCGTCACACTGAGCGTAACATTGCTGAAACTGGACTCAACCTTCTATTAGAGATGCTAAAAAATTTTCAG TCTTCCGAGTTCTGTAATCAGTTCTACAGGACTTACTTTTTGACAATCGAACAAGAAATATTTGCTGTTTTGACGGATACATTTCATAAGCCAGGTTTTAAGTTGCATGTCTTGGTGTTGCAGCACCTATTCTGCCTG GTTGAATCTGGTAGGTTGACTGAGCCTCTGTGGGATGTTGCCACTGTTCCATATTCATATCCAAACAATGGCATGTTCATTCAGGAATACACAATTAAACTTTTGAGTACATCCTTCCCCAACATGACAGCTGCTGAG GTGACACAATTTGTGAAAGGGCTTTTTGAGTCTAGAGCAGATTTGGCCTCGTTCAAAAACCATATAAGAGACTTCCTTGTGCAATCTAAAGAATTTTCAGCTCAG GATAACAAAGATCTTTATGCTGAGGAAGCTGCTGCCCAAAGAGAGAGAGAACGACAACGCATGCTCTCGATACCTGGACTTATAGCTCCCAACGAGATACAAGATGAGATGGTCGATTCATAA
- the LOC121764073 gene encoding sulfite oxidase-like, producing MITLGWDVGAIGNAVWGGAKLADVLELVGIPNCSRVTPSGQKHVEFVSIDKCKEENGGLYTASIPLIQATNPESDVLLAYEMNGETLNRDHGFPLRVIVPGVIGALSVKWLDSINIIVEECQGFFMQRDYKMFPPSVDWNNISWPTRRPQMDFPVQSAICSLEDANLVKPGKQITIKGYATSGGGRGIERVDVSIDGGKTWMEASKSQKSGVPYISDHESSDKWAWVLFEAEANIPQSTEIVAKAVDVAGNVQPENVDVIRNLMGILNTSWHRVQVRIGHSNL from the exons ATGATAACAC TTGGATGGGATGTTGGTGCGATAGGAAATG CAGTGTGGGGTGGGGCCAAATTAGCAGATGTTCTTGAACTAGTTGGAATTCCTAACTGCTCACGTGTAACACCATCTGGACAAAAGCATGTTGAATTTGTAAGCATTGATAAGTGTAAG GAAGAAAATGGAGGCCTTTACACGGCATCTATCCCGTTGATTCAAGCCACAAACCCCGAGTCTGATGTTTTACTAGCTTATGAGATGAATGGAGAG ACTCTTAACCGGGATCATGGATTTCCATTGCGTGTGATTGTCCCTGGTGTTATTGGTGCTCTTTCTGTTAAATGGCTTGATTCCATCAACATTATTGTAGAAGAATGCCAG GGATTCTTCATGCAAAGGGATTATAAAATGTTTCCACCTTCAGTTGATTGGAACAACATCAGTTGGCCCACGAGGCGTCCACAGATGGATTTTCCTGTTCAG AGTGCAATATGTTCTCTGGAAGATGCAAACTTGGTAAAACCCGGAAAG CAGATAACTATCAAGGGTTATGCAACATCAGGAGGTGGACGAGGCATAGAAAGAGTCGATGTATCTATAGATGGAGGCAAGACATGGATGGAAGCCTCTAAATCACAAAAATCCGGCGTTCCATACATTTCTGACCATGAAAGTAGTGATAAATGGGCATGGGTGCTTTTTGAGGCTGAAGCTAACATACCTCAGAGCACTGAGATTGTTGCCAAAGCA GTGGATGTGGCTGGAAATGTCCAACCTGAGAACGTAGATGTCATCCGGAACTTGATGGGGATACTAAACACTTCATGGCATCGGGTCCAAGTCCGTATTGGTCACTCAAACCTATAG
- the LOC121763228 gene encoding probable NADH dehydrogenase [ubiquinone] 1 alpha subcomplex subunit 12, translating into MAAVVRGAMKLIKEKGIGGFFREIREEGYLSALLDGNLMQTKIHNIGATVVGVDKFGNKYYEKLGETQYGRHRWVEYASKDRYNASQVPPEWHGWLHYITDHTGDELLLLKPTRYGVEHKQNFSGEGDEYIYHSKGHALNPGQRDWTRYQTWQPKKP; encoded by the exons ATGGCAGCGGTGGTGAGAGGCGCGATGAAATTGATTAAAGAAAAAGGAATCGGAGGTTTCTTCAGGGAGATCCGTGAAGAAGGATACCT GAGTGCGCTTTTGGATGGAAATCTCAT GCAAACAAAGATTCACAATATTGGTGCAACAGTGGTGGGTGTTGACAAATTTGGCAACAAGTACTATGAGAAACTTGGAGAAACTCAATATG GGAGACATAGGTGGGTTGAGTATGCTTCCAAGGACCGGTACAATGCCTCTCAAGTCCCACCAGAATGGCATGGCTGGCTTCATTACATAACTGATCATACTGGAGATGAG TTGCTCTTATTGAAGCCAACGAGATATGGTGTCGAACACAAACAGAATTTTTCTGGAGAGGGAGACGAATACATCTATCACTCTAAGGGACATGCCCTCAACCCTGGGCAAAGAGATTGGACACGATACCAAACATGGCAGCCCAAGAAGCCTTGA
- the LOC121765397 gene encoding protein EXPORTIN 1A-like isoform X1 yields the protein MDTEKLRDLSQPMDVALLDATVAAFYGTGSKEQRTAADHILRDLQTNPDMWLQVVHILSSTQSLNTKFFALQVLEGVIKYRWNALPVEQRDGMKNYISEVIVKLSSDEISFRRERLYVNKLNIILVQILKHEWPARWRNFIPDLVAAAKTSETICENCMAILKLLSEEVFDFSRGEMTQQKIKELKQSLNSEFQLIHELCLYVLSASQRTELLRATLATLHAFLSWIPLGYIFESPLLERLLNFFHVPAYRNLTLQCLTEVAALSFGDFYNAEYVKMYAIFMVQLQNILPSNTNFVEAYANGTSEEQAFIQNLALFFTSFYKAHIRVLESSQENINLLLVGLEYLINISYADDTEVFKVCLDYWNSLVLELFEAHHNLDNTAGNMQMPVLSGMGEGLGSQLMQRRQLYAAPMSKLRQLMICRMAKPEEVLIVEDENGNIVRETMKDNDVLVQYKIMRETLIYLANLDHEDTEKQMLRKLSKQLNGEDWTWNNLNTLCWAIGSISGSMGEEQENRFLVMVIRDLLNLCEITKGKDNKAVIASNIMYVVGQYPRFLRAHWKFLKTVVNKLFEFMHETHPGVQDMACDTFLKIVQKCKRKFVLVQVGENEPFVSELLTTLPATIADLEPHQIHSFYESVGNMIQAEPDPDKRTEYLQRLMELPNQKWTEIIGQAHQNVDFLKDPDVIRAVLNILQTNTCAASSLGTYFLTQITLIFLDMLNVYRMYSELISTSIAQGGPYASRTSIVKLLRSVKRETLKLIETFLDKAEDQPHIGKQFVPPMMDPVLGDYARNLPDARESEVLSLFATIINKYKGAMFEDVPKIFEAVFQCTLEMITKNFEDYPEHRLKFFSLLRAIATHCFPALIRLSSEQLKLVMDSIIWAFRHTERNIAETGLNLLLEMLKNFQSSEFCNQFYRTYFLTIEQEIFAVLTDTFHKPGFKLHVLVLQHLFCLVESGRLTEPLWDVATVPYSYPNNGMFIQEYTIKLLSTSFPNMTAAEVTQFVKGLFESRADLASFKNHIRDFLVQSKEFSAQDNKDLYAEEAAAQRERERQRMLSIPGLIAPNEIQDEMVDS from the exons ATGGACACGGAGAAGCTGCGTGATTTAAGTCAGCCGATGGATGTCGCCCTGCTCGACGCCACCGTCGCCGCTTTCTATGGGACCGGATCCAAGGAGCAG AGGACAGCTGCAGATCACATCCTACGAGATTTGCAAACTAATCCAGATATGTGGCTTCAAGTGGTTCACATACTATCAAGTACACAGAGTTTGAATACCAAGTTTTTTGCTTTACAG GTTCTAGAAGGTGTTATTAAATATAGATGGAATGCATTGCCTGTTGAACAACGGGACGGCATGAAGAACTATATTTCTGAAGTTATAGTGAAG CTTTCTAGTGATGAGATCTCTTTCCGGCGTGAGAGGCTTTACGTTAATAAGTTGAACATTATATTGGTCCAG ATATTGAAGCACGAGTGGCCTGCCCGGTGGAGAAACTTTATCCCTGATCTGGTTGCAGCAGCAAAAACAAGCGAAACTATCTGTGAGAATTGCATGGCAATTCTGAAA CTTCTTAGTGAAGAGGTGTTTGACTTCTCAAGGGGTGAGATGACCCAGCAAAAGATTAAAGAGTTGAAACAATCGTTGAACAG CGAGTTCCAGCTTATTCACGAACTATGTTTGTATGTATTGTCGGCATCTCAAAGGACTGAGCTTCTCAGGGCTACCCTGGCTACACTGCATGCTTTCCTTTCCTGGATTCCTCTAGGATATATATTTGAATCACCACTG CTTGAAAGACTGCTAAATTTCTTCCATGTGCCCGCTTATCGCAATCTTACTCTACAGTGTCTGACAGAG GTTGCTGCTCTTAGTTTTGGGGATTTTTATAATGCGGAATATGTCAAAATGTATGCTATATTCATGGTGCAATTACAG AACATCCTTCCATCTAATACAAATTTCGTAGAGGCTTATGCAAATGGCACTAGTGAGGAGCAG GCATTTATTCAAAACTTGGCGTTGTTTTTTACATCATTCTACAAG GCTCACATAAGAGTCCTCGAATCTTCACAAGAGAACATAAATCTTCTGCTTGTTGGTCTTGAGTATCTCATTAACATATCTTATGCCGATGATACTGAAGTTTTTAAG GTTTGCTTGGACTATTGGAACTCCTTAGTTTTGGAGCTGTTTGAAGCGCACCATAACTTGGACAATACTGCTGGAAACATG CAGATGCCTGTGCTTTCGGGTATGGGTGAAGGACTAGGCTCCCAACTCATGCAGAGACGACAACTATATGCTGCCCCAATGTCGAAGTTAAGGCAACTAATGATATGCCGCATGGCAAAGCCTGAAGAAGTCCTCATTGTTGAGGATGAAAATGGGAATATAGTCCGTGAAACCATGAAAGATAATGATGTGCTTGTTCAGTATAAG ATAATGAGGGAAACATTGATCTATTTGGCAAACCTTGATCACGAGGATACTGAAAAACAG ATGCTCAGGAAACTGAGTAAACAACTAAATGGAGAGGATTGGACCTGGAACAATCTCAATACCTTGTGTTGGGCTATTGGATCTATTTCAGGGTCGATGGGAGAAGAGCAG GAGAATAGATTTTTGGTGATGGTCATTCGTGATTTATTGAATCTCTGTGAAATCACCAAGGGGAAGGACAACAAAGCTGTCATTGCTAGTAATATCAT GTATGTGGTTGGGCAGTACCCTAGATTTTTAAGGGCCCACTGGAAGTTTTTGAAAACTGTTGTGAACAAATTGTTTGAGTTCATGCACGAAACTCATCCTGGAGTTCAG GACATGGCATGTGACACATTCTTGAAAATTGTTCAGAAGTGCAAGCGTAAATTTGTCCTTGTACAG GTTGGAGAGAATGAACCATTTGTTTCAGAACTTTTAACTACTCTTCCAGCGACCATTGCAGATCTTGAACCCCATCAGATCCATTCATTTTATGAATCT GTTGGCAATATGATTCAAGCAGAACCTGATCCTGACAAGAGGACTGAATATTTACAGAGGTTGATGGAGCTTCCTAACCAG AAATGGACTGAAATCATTGGCCAAGCACACCAGAATGTGGATTTCTTGAAAGACCCAGATGTTATAAGAGCAGTGCTTAATATATTACAG ACAAATACCTGTGCTGCAAGCTCCCTTGGAACATATTTCCTGACACAGATCACTCTAATCTTCTTGGACATGCTCAATGTGTACAG AATGTACAGTGAGCTTATATCGACCAGTATTGCCCAAGGAGGGCCTTACGCTTCCAGAACATCTATTGTGAAACTTCTGCG CTCTGTGAAGAGGGAAACCCTAAAGCTTATCGAGACATTTCTTGACAAAGCTGAAGATCAACCACATATTGGAAAACAGTTTGTGCCCCCAATGATGGATCCTGTGCTTGGTGATTATGCCCGAAACTTGCCCGATGCAAGGGAGTCGGAAGTTCTTTCTCTTTTTGCCACCATAATAAATAA gTATAAGGGGGCAATGTTTGAAGACGTTCCTAAGATTTTCGAAGCTGTTTTCCAGTGCACTCTAGAG aTGATAACAAAGAATTTTGAAGACTATCCAGAGCATCGGCTGAAGTTCTTTTCACTTCTTCGAGCAATTGCTACGCACTGTTTTCCTGCTTTGATTCGTCTGTCCAGTGAG CAGCTGAAGCTTGTGATGGATTCAATCATTTGGGCTTTCCGTCACACTGAGCGTAACATTGCTGAAACTGGACTCAACCTTCTATTAGAGATGCTAAAAAATTTTCAG TCTTCCGAGTTCTGTAATCAGTTCTACAGGACTTACTTTTTGACAATCGAACAAGAAATATTTGCTGTTTTGACGGATACATTTCATAAGCCAGGTTTTAAGTTGCATGTCTTGGTGTTGCAGCACCTATTCTGCCTG GTTGAATCTGGTAGGTTGACTGAGCCTCTGTGGGATGTTGCCACTGTTCCATATTCATATCCAAACAATGGCATGTTCATTCAGGAATACACAATTAAACTTTTGAGTACATCCTTCCCCAACATGACAGCTGCTGAG GTGACACAATTTGTGAAAGGGCTTTTTGAGTCTAGAGCAGATTTGGCCTCGTTCAAAAACCATATAAGAGACTTCCTTGTGCAATCTAAAGAATTTTCAGCTCAG GATAACAAAGATCTTTATGCTGAGGAAGCTGCTGCCCAAAGAGAGAGAGAACGACAACGCATGCTCTCGATACCTGGACTTATAGCTCCCAACGAGATACAAGATGAGATGGTCGATTCATAA